Proteins encoded together in one Bacteroides zoogleoformans window:
- a CDS encoding YqaA family protein: MDTFIDTLVQLLIDWGYPGLFISALLAGSIIPFSSEVVMVALVKVGLSPALCILAATLGNTAGGMTCYCMGRLGRTDWIEKYFKVKKEKIDKMQHFLQGKGALMAFFAFLPFVGEAIAIALGFMRSNIALTITSMFTGKLTRYIVMLWALQGAVAMMA, from the coding sequence ATGGACACTTTCATAGATACACTTGTGCAACTACTGATAGACTGGGGCTATCCCGGTTTATTCATTTCCGCTTTGCTGGCAGGAAGCATCATTCCATTCAGCTCGGAAGTGGTGATGGTGGCGTTAGTCAAGGTAGGGCTAAGCCCTGCGCTCTGCATCCTTGCCGCCACACTGGGCAACACCGCGGGAGGCATGACGTGCTACTGCATGGGCCGTCTGGGACGGACAGACTGGATTGAAAAATACTTCAAGGTAAAGAAAGAAAAGATAGATAAAATGCAACATTTCCTTCAAGGAAAAGGTGCGTTGATGGCATTCTTCGCCTTCCTGCCTTTTGTGGGCGAAGCCATAGCCATTGCTTTAGGATTTATGCGTAGCAACATCGCACTGACCATTACCTCTATGTTCACAGGAAAGCTGACGCGGTACATCGTGATGCTATGGGCATTGCAAGGAGCGGTGGCAATGATGGCTTAA
- the mnmD gene encoding tRNA (5-methylaminomethyl-2-thiouridine)(34)-methyltransferase MnmD: MKRVIEKTEDGSSTLFVPELNEHYHSVKGARTESQHIFIDMGLKASPASHPCVLEIGFGTGLNALLTLETAEKEKRCIHYTGIDLYPLAWHEVNALNYSSHPLFKTLHEAPWEEDVHITPNFILRKVRENVAGGEWSVAGSERLSLQYDLVYFDAFSPEKQPEMWKEEIFRKMYAAMNDNGILTTYCSKGAIRRMLQNIGFEMERLPGPPGGKREILRGRKRATNH; encoded by the coding sequence ATGAAACGTGTAATTGAAAAGACAGAAGACGGAAGCTCTACGCTGTTCGTTCCCGAGCTGAATGAGCATTACCATTCGGTGAAGGGGGCGCGTACCGAGTCGCAGCACATTTTTATCGATATGGGCCTGAAAGCATCGCCCGCTTCTCACCCTTGTGTGCTGGAGATAGGCTTTGGCACCGGGCTGAATGCGCTACTTACTTTGGAGACTGCCGAGAAAGAAAAACGGTGCATACACTACACCGGCATTGATCTTTATCCGCTTGCATGGCACGAAGTGAATGCGTTGAATTATAGCAGCCATCCGCTGTTCAAGACACTGCACGAAGCACCATGGGAAGAGGATGTCCATATTACGCCCAACTTCATCTTGCGCAAAGTGCGGGAGAACGTAGCCGGCGGTGAATGGTCCGTTGCCGGCAGTGAGCGTTTATCGCTGCAATACGATCTCGTTTACTTTGATGCTTTTTCTCCTGAAAAGCAACCGGAGATGTGGAAAGAAGAGATATTTCGAAAGATGTACGCTGCGATGAATGACAACGGCATTTTGACGACCTACTGTTCCAAAGGGGCAATACGCCGCATGCTGCAAAACATAGGGTTTGAGATGGAACGTCTTCCGGGTCCCCCCGGCGGAAAACGAGAGATACTGAGAGGAAGGAAAAGAGCGACTAACCACTAA
- a CDS encoding metal ABC transporter solute-binding protein, Zn/Mn family has translation MKKVYSLFLIAVLLLACKQANRQTDKNDGKPIITVTIEPLRYFTEAIAGDKFSVVSMVPKGMSPETYDPTPGQLVDLAKSKAYFRIGYIGFELTWIEKLTDNAPHLHFYDMSKGVELISDDSHAHRHDEGDNHTHAAHDHASGIEPHIWNSATNAQLIAGNILHALCTLDKENEAFYTKRYQNLIRKIEHTDDLVCQMLSAGNADRAFMIYHPALSYFARDYDLRQIPIEASGKEPSPAHLKELIKTCKAEKVRIIFIQPEFDRRNAELIARQTGTQVVSINPLSYDWEEEMLNVAKSLSSNSAETARE, from the coding sequence ATGAAAAAAGTTTATTCATTATTCCTCATAGCCGTTCTGCTTCTTGCTTGCAAGCAGGCAAACCGGCAAACGGATAAGAACGACGGTAAACCTATTATTACCGTCACTATCGAACCATTGCGATATTTCACCGAAGCCATTGCAGGTGATAAGTTTTCCGTTGTCAGCATGGTACCCAAAGGCATGAGTCCGGAAACCTACGATCCTACTCCGGGACAACTCGTAGACCTTGCCAAGAGTAAAGCTTACTTCCGCATTGGATACATCGGTTTTGAGTTGACATGGATAGAGAAACTTACGGACAATGCTCCGCACTTGCACTTCTATGATATGTCCAAAGGTGTGGAACTGATTTCGGACGACAGCCACGCGCATCGTCATGACGAAGGGGACAATCATACGCACGCAGCTCATGACCATGCTTCAGGCATAGAACCTCACATTTGGAATTCCGCCACCAATGCGCAACTCATTGCGGGAAACATTCTCCATGCCCTCTGCACCCTCGACAAGGAGAACGAAGCCTTTTACACAAAGCGTTATCAGAACCTTATCCGAAAAATCGAGCATACGGACGACCTCGTCTGCCAAATGCTTTCCGCAGGTAATGCCGACCGTGCCTTCATGATTTACCATCCTGCATTGTCATACTTTGCGCGCGACTACGACCTGCGCCAAATTCCCATCGAAGCAAGTGGCAAGGAGCCTTCGCCCGCCCATTTAAAGGAACTGATAAAGACCTGCAAGGCCGAAAAAGTGCGTATCATCTTCATACAACCGGAATTCGACCGCCGTAATGCCGAGCTTATAGCCCGACAAACAGGAACACAAGTGGTAAGCATCAATCCTCTCTCCTACGATTGGGAGGAAGAGATGCTGAATGTGGCGAAGAGCCTCTCGTCCAATTCTGCCGAGACGGCCCGAGAGTAA
- a CDS encoding metal ABC transporter ATP-binding protein produces the protein MIEIKNLYAGYDGRIVLRDVNLTIYERDFLGIIGPNGGGKTTLIKCILGLLKPISGEILYSGERLPLTIGYLPQYNSIDRKFPITVEEVVLSGLSSKKKLVSRFNSLHREKARDVIVRMGLEGMEQRAIGSLSGGQMQRALLGRAIISDPQVVILDEPSTYIDKRFEARLYELLAEINKECAIILVSHDIGTVLQQVKSIACVNETLDYHPDTGITGEWLERNFNCPIELLGHGTLPHRILGEHKHAHD, from the coding sequence ATGATTGAAATAAAGAATCTCTATGCCGGATACGACGGCCGTATTGTACTGCGTGACGTGAACCTGACCATTTACGAGCGTGATTTTTTGGGCATAATCGGCCCTAACGGCGGAGGAAAAACAACCCTGATCAAATGTATTCTGGGATTGTTGAAGCCCATTTCCGGAGAAATTTTATATAGCGGTGAGCGGTTACCGCTAACCATCGGCTATCTTCCGCAGTACAACAGTATCGACCGGAAGTTTCCCATTACGGTAGAAGAGGTTGTCTTGTCGGGACTGAGCAGCAAAAAAAAACTTGTCTCTCGTTTCAATTCTCTGCATCGGGAAAAGGCCCGCGATGTAATAGTACGCATGGGACTGGAAGGGATGGAGCAACGTGCCATCGGTTCGCTGAGTGGCGGACAGATGCAGCGTGCCTTGTTGGGGCGTGCCATCATCTCCGACCCGCAAGTCGTCATTCTCGATGAACCCAGCACGTACATTGACAAGCGTTTCGAGGCTCGTCTCTACGAGTTATTGGCGGAAATAAATAAAGAGTGCGCCATAATCCTTGTCAGCCACGACATCGGCACTGTGCTGCAACAAGTCAAGTCCATTGCCTGCGTCAACGAAACGCTGGATTACCATCCCGATACCGGCATCACGGGGGAGTGGTTGGAACGGAACTTCAACTGCCCGATAGAGTTGCTGGGGCATGGAACGCTACCTCACAGAATATTGGGAGAGCACAAACATGCTCACGACTAA
- a CDS encoding aspartate aminotransferase family protein: MNLFDVYPLFDINIVKGKGCYVWDEEGTEYLDLYGGHAVISIGHAHPHYVEMISRQVATLGFYSNSVINKLQQQLAERLGKACGYDDYSLFLVNSGAEANENALKLASFHNGRTRVVSFEKAFHGRTSLAVEVTDNPKIIAPINACGHVTYLPLNDIEAMKEELDKGDVCAVIIEGIQGVGGIQLPTGEFMHALRQTCTEHNTVLIIDEIQSGYGRSGKFFAHRYHGIKADLITVAKGIGNGFPMAGVLISPMFAPVYGQLGTTFGGNHLACSAALAVLDVMERENLVENAAKVGAYLQQELKKMPQIKDVRGLGLMIGLEFEAPIKELRLRLLKEQHVFTGVSGTNVIRLLPPLCLGLEEADIFLERFRRVVE; this comes from the coding sequence ATGAATCTATTTGATGTATATCCTCTTTTTGACATCAACATTGTCAAAGGCAAGGGCTGCTACGTGTGGGATGAGGAGGGTACGGAGTACCTCGACCTGTATGGCGGCCACGCTGTTATTTCCATCGGACATGCCCACCCGCACTATGTAGAGATGATAAGCCGACAGGTGGCGACACTGGGGTTTTATTCCAACTCGGTGATCAACAAGTTGCAGCAACAGCTGGCCGAACGGCTGGGTAAGGCATGCGGCTACGACGACTATTCCTTATTCCTCGTCAACAGTGGAGCCGAGGCTAACGAGAATGCCCTGAAGCTGGCTTCCTTTCATAACGGCCGGACGCGCGTGGTTTCTTTCGAGAAGGCTTTCCACGGACGTACCTCGCTGGCGGTAGAAGTTACCGACAATCCTAAAATCATCGCTCCCATCAACGCCTGCGGACACGTCACCTACCTGCCGTTGAACGACATCGAAGCCATGAAGGAAGAGTTGGACAAGGGCGATGTCTGTGCCGTCATCATCGAAGGCATTCAGGGGGTGGGCGGCATACAACTGCCCACCGGTGAGTTTATGCACGCCCTGCGTCAGACCTGCACCGAACACAATACGGTGCTGATTATCGATGAGATACAGAGCGGATACGGGCGCAGCGGTAAGTTCTTCGCCCACCGGTACCACGGCATCAAGGCTGACCTCATCACTGTGGCAAAAGGCATCGGCAACGGTTTCCCGATGGCAGGTGTACTCATCAGTCCCATGTTTGCTCCGGTCTACGGACAGCTCGGGACGACTTTCGGCGGCAATCATCTGGCTTGCAGTGCCGCACTTGCCGTATTGGACGTGATGGAGCGGGAAAACCTTGTGGAGAATGCCGCAAAGGTCGGCGCTTATTTGCAACAGGAGCTGAAGAAGATGCCGCAGATCAAGGATGTGCGTGGCTTGGGATTGATGATTGGTCTGGAATTTGAAGCTCCTATCAAAGAGTTGCGTCTGAGGCTTTTGAAAGAGCAACATGTGTTTACCGGCGTCAGTGGCACGAATGTGATTCGCCTGCTTCCGCCCCTCTGTCTCGGGCTGGAGGAGGCGGATATATTTCTTGAACGTTTCAGGAGGGTGGTGGAATAA
- the argC gene encoding N-acetyl-gamma-glutamyl-phosphate reductase — protein MIKVGIIGGAGYTAGELIRLLINHPEAEIAFVNSSSHAGNKIADVHEGLYGETELEFTDRLPLDEIDVLFFCTAHGDTRKFLESHNVPEELKIIDLSMDYRIASPEHDFIYGLPELNRRATCTAKHVANPGCFATCIQLGLLPLAKHLMLNDDIMVNAITGSTGAGVKPGATSHFSWRDNNLSVYKAFEHQHVPEIKQSLKQLQNSFNSEIDFIPYRGDFPRGIFATLVVKTKVEEEEIVRMYEGYYAKDSFTHIVEKNIDLKQVVNTNKCLIHLEKHGNKLLIISCIDNLLKGAAGQAVHNMNLMFNLEETVGLRLKPSAF, from the coding sequence ATGATTAAAGTAGGAATTATCGGAGGAGCCGGCTATACGGCAGGCGAACTGATACGCTTGCTCATTAACCACCCTGAAGCGGAAATCGCCTTCGTCAACAGCTCGAGCCATGCCGGAAACAAAATCGCCGACGTGCACGAAGGTCTGTACGGCGAAACGGAGTTGGAGTTTACCGACCGCCTGCCGTTAGACGAAATCGACGTGCTCTTCTTTTGTACGGCACACGGCGATACAAGGAAGTTTCTGGAGAGCCACAACGTTCCGGAAGAGTTGAAGATTATCGACCTCTCCATGGACTATCGCATCGCTTCGCCTGAACACGACTTCATCTATGGCCTGCCGGAGTTGAACCGTCGCGCCACCTGCACGGCAAAGCACGTTGCCAATCCGGGCTGTTTTGCCACCTGCATTCAGTTGGGACTGCTGCCTCTGGCCAAGCACCTGATGCTGAACGACGATATCATGGTGAACGCCATCACCGGCAGCACGGGGGCAGGCGTAAAGCCGGGCGCAACGAGCCACTTCAGCTGGCGCGACAACAACCTGAGTGTCTATAAAGCTTTCGAGCACCAGCACGTACCCGAAATCAAACAGTCGCTCAAGCAGTTGCAAAACAGTTTCAACTCGGAGATTGATTTCATTCCCTACCGTGGCGACTTTCCTCGCGGCATCTTCGCCACCCTCGTGGTGAAGACCAAAGTGGAGGAGGAAGAGATCGTACGCATGTACGAGGGGTATTATGCCAAAGATTCCTTTACGCACATTGTGGAGAAGAACATCGACCTGAAGCAGGTGGTGAACACCAACAAGTGTCTTATCCATCTGGAGAAGCATGGAAACAAACTGCTCATCATCTCCTGCATTGACAACCTGCTGAAAGGGGCTGCCGGACAGGCTGTGCATAACATGAATCTGATGTTCAATCTGGAAGAGACTGTGGGGCTTAGGCTCAAGCCGAGCGCATTTTAG